The following are encoded together in the Candidatus Methylomirabilis oxygeniifera genome:
- a CDS encoding conserved protein of unknown function (Evidence 4 : Homologs of previously reported genes of unknown function), which translates to MAIITVSRQIGSGGDEIAVRLAEELQFTLVDHALIVELLSAQDVSKSDVDTLDEGEFEGKQQQREQDRVYMDLLPTLIADLASKKNLVVLGRGGQCIFRGCPSALHVRVVASAKERARRLMDRRTIEEDFAVRLVEESDEARRRFIRYHYGEDIDDAVHYDLVVNTDRVSVGTATRLVQAAAELTDLMGKERGIERWLEAAQPHPFAHPSEAEFAKVLDFYRIRWEYEPKTFPLAWDDAGNATEAFSPDFYLVDFDLFIELTTLKQRLVTEKNRKIRRFRELYPEVALKVFYGRDYRNLLTKYGLAERGSSK; encoded by the coding sequence ATGGCCATCATTACCGTTTCCAGACAGATCGGGAGCGGCGGCGACGAGATCGCCGTCCGGCTGGCCGAAGAGCTTCAGTTCACGCTTGTAGATCACGCCCTGATCGTCGAGTTGCTGAGCGCGCAAGACGTCTCGAAATCGGACGTCGACACGCTTGACGAGGGAGAATTCGAGGGAAAGCAACAGCAGCGCGAGCAGGATCGGGTCTATATGGATCTCCTACCTACACTGATCGCAGATCTCGCCTCAAAAAAGAATCTGGTGGTACTGGGCCGTGGGGGTCAATGCATCTTCCGAGGGTGTCCGAGCGCATTGCATGTGCGGGTAGTGGCCAGCGCAAAAGAGCGGGCCAGACGCCTTATGGACCGACGTACCATAGAAGAGGACTTCGCGGTTCGTCTGGTTGAGGAAAGCGACGAGGCCAGACGGCGCTTCATCCGGTATCACTACGGGGAAGATATCGACGACGCCGTTCACTACGATCTGGTTGTGAATACAGATCGCGTGAGTGTGGGGACAGCGACGCGCCTCGTCCAAGCCGCAGCAGAGTTGACAGATCTCATGGGGAAGGAGCGGGGAATCGAGCGTTGGCTTGAGGCCGCCCAACCACACCCCTTCGCTCATCCCAGCGAGGCGGAGTTTGCGAAGGTCCTGGATTTCTACCGGATACGATGGGAGTATGAACCGAAGACATTTCCTCTCGCCTGGGACGACGCGGGCAATGCGACCGAAGCCTTCTCGCCGGACTTCTATCTGGTCGACTTCGATCTCTTTATCGAACTGACCACGCTCAAGCAACGCCTGGTGACAGAAAAGAATCGGAAGATCAGACGGTTCCGAGAGCTGTATCCGGAGGTGGCGCTCAAGGTATTTTACGGGAGGGACTATCGCAACTTACTGACCAAGTATGGGCTTGCAGAAAGAGGAAGCTCCAAGTGA